One genomic window of Pelagicoccus enzymogenes includes the following:
- a CDS encoding ACT domain-containing protein, translating into MSGETELGKLLVTLQPVLLREEFVFLTFADGSYGERSHLRPIVSVRESEGLSLVVPRARADEEGLAYESVFRAITLNVHSSLQAVGLTAVVARALADRGISANVVAGFFHDHVFVPVDRSEEALAAIASLSRSRLG; encoded by the coding sequence ATGTCTGGTGAAACTGAGTTAGGGAAACTTTTGGTGACGCTGCAGCCTGTTTTGCTGCGGGAGGAGTTCGTGTTTTTGACTTTCGCGGATGGTTCCTATGGTGAACGATCCCATTTACGGCCGATCGTATCCGTCAGGGAATCGGAGGGCTTGAGCTTGGTGGTTCCGAGGGCGAGAGCCGATGAGGAGGGCTTGGCTTACGAGAGCGTTTTCAGGGCGATCACCTTAAACGTACATTCGAGTTTGCAGGCGGTTGGCTTGACAGCGGTGGTGGCTCGGGCCTTGGCGGATAGGGGGATCAGCGCCAATGTGGTGGCGGGTTTCTTTCACGATCATGTTTTCGTGCCGGTCGATAGGTCGGAAGAGGCGTTGGCCGCGATAGCCTCGCTTTCACGCTCGCGGTTGGGCTGA